A stretch of DNA from Gasterosteus aculeatus chromosome 7, fGasAcu3.hap1.1, whole genome shotgun sequence:
ATTATAATCCGGTGGATGAAATGTCATATTAGTTGTTTTCTCATTGACCATCTGGTTAAAGACGGTGAATTAATTGTAGTCCTGAACAACGAAAGGACAACAgaccacttcttcttcttccttattTAGAAGTTGTTTTCCTGTTGTTTCCCACCTTGGCTTTAGTTACGGAGGGAATTAATGCCAGAGTTTCTTGAGTGTTCCATAGAAGttacattatttaatattttaaatgaaacttCATGCGGTTAAGAGACTCGAGAGACTGCACGTGGAAAGCGTGTACACCAACTTGcaagatttaatttaatttatttcatacATTTAGCTAACTGTTCACAAACCAGTGAACCTAACAAATATCAATCTGGGTAAGAATAGTTGAAGAAGAACAATCTCACCTCATATCAATGAGATGAACCGTCTCTACATTTTGATCATGTACTGTAAGCTTGAGATGTAAATAATCTGAAGACAAATACATCAACAGAGACGTAATATAAGCACGATGCATATAATGGTAAATATTGTGGCTTCAATGCCGACTGTCTGCGTAGGGAAAAGTGCAAATCGTGACTTCATATCAACCATCAAGCAGTTCAGATGGCTTTCTGTAGCCAAAAAGCCTGAAGTCCTCCTCATACAGTTTGTAGAGTTTCCTCCTCTCGTCCAGGGGCACCGTGCCCATCCAGTCCGACACAGAATCCCGGGAAGTCACGTTTTCGTATGAAGGAGGGAACCGAATGTGGTCTTCCAGCATCAGCATCTTCAGCAGCTGTTCAGCGTCCTCCTGAAGGGTCTCCTGATGGCCGATGAAGTCATACCTGAGTGGTAAAACACACCGCTGTCAAACTACTGCTGACGTCAGCAGAGGCACACCATTCAGGCCGGGAGTCCATTTGTGTCTGATAAAGTGTTTCATTATCAATAATACACATTCATATGTACATAAACAGCAGAAAAAACCTTGTGCTGCCCTGCTGGCAGAAATGGCCGTACTGTATTAGGCAGGGGTGGCACAGACTGTCCATCTGCCTCCAGTGGGGTTCAAAGGGCGACACCGTCTGCGGGTCCAGCAGGTACTGAATAAAGTTGTAGAATGAGACGTGAATGCCGGACGCAAACGCCTCATGTGCTGTCTCGGGCGGATCAGCCTGGTTGGCATACGTGCGCAGAATGTCCCGGCCATATAAGTGATAGAAGTACTCATTTTCCTTCTGGAACTTGTCTCGGTAGGCGGAGATGAGGCGGACAAAGGGGTCCCGGACGTACAGGAACTTTGTGTAGTGCTTCAGCTTTGCCTGTAGTTTTAAATTGAGAAAGCATCAGCGCATTCTTTTGTCACATCTGACGCCATCGTAGGAACTGACCTTAATCTCTGGCCTCGGGAAGCCGTTTAGGAGAGCAAAGTTGATTTTGTGGTGGACATTCTCAGACGGTATGGACATGGGGTCCTGGTATGGCTGTCCCTGTTTCAGGACCAAGAAGACCTTCTTCCAGTTGGTACACGCCACCTGTTGTAGATAGGAACGAGACTCTGTGCTGATTACTGATTTAGAAGATGTGGTCTGAAACAAAGTCCCTGCCAGTGTCCATGTCTTCATCACCTTAGGAATGTAGCAGTAGATGATGCCGTGCTTGTCATCCACAATCAGGTTCTCCAGCTGTTTGTCACTTATGTCTTCCAAACTGCGCTTCCCCTCAGCAAATTCCTCTCGGTCACACGTATTTCTTAGCAGCTGCTTTCTCAGTTCCTGCCGCCGATGGAGCCGTTCCGCTGTGATAAGACGGACACGGATATTTGTCTCTAACACAAAAGATACTAAATGAGTAACttattgaaaaacaaagacGAGGCCAAATATTTGCCTTGAAATTGACTCAGCCCAATAACATTAAATAAGATCTTCCAAAAAGAATCAAGGGCGAAGTCTTCTGCTAATCCGTTTCTTTATCCCTCATCCATTCATCAGCAGTAGAGCGGGACCCTCTCCAGGACAC
This window harbors:
- the LOC120821315 gene encoding carbohydrate sulfotransferase 12-like isoform X1, producing MGPSKGRLLLLTVGPTILIVLSSYQWDRIREERAERLHRRQELRKQLLRNTCDREEFAEGKRSLEDISDKQLENLIVDDKHGIIYCYIPKVACTNWKKVFLVLKQGQPYQDPMSIPSENVHHKINFALLNGFPRPEIKAKLKHYTKFLYVRDPFVRLISAYRDKFQKENEYFYHLYGRDILRTYANQADPPETAHEAFASGIHVSFYNFIQYLLDPQTVSPFEPHWRQMDSLCHPCLIQYGHFCQQGSTRYDFIGHQETLQEDAEQLLKMLMLEDHIRFPPSYENVTSRDSVSDWMGTVPLDERRKLYKLYEEDFRLFGYRKPSELLDG
- the LOC120821315 gene encoding carbohydrate sulfotransferase 12-like isoform X2; the encoded protein is MGPSKGRLLLLTVGPTILIVLSSYQWDRIREERAERLHRRQELRKQLLRNTCDREEFAEGKRSLEDISDKQLENLIVDDKHGIIYCYIPKVACTNWKKVFLVLKQGQPYQDPMSIPSENVHHKINFALLNGFPRPEIKAKLKHYTKFLYVRDPFVRLISAYRDKFQKENEYFYHLYGRDILRTYANQADPPETAHEAFASGIHVSFYNFIQYLLDPQTVSPFEPHWRQMDSLCHPCLIQYDFIGHQETLQEDAEQLLKMLMLEDHIRFPPSYENVTSRDSVSDWMGTVPLDERRKLYKLYEEDFRLFGYRKPSELLDG